One Myotis daubentonii chromosome 3, mMyoDau2.1, whole genome shotgun sequence genomic window carries:
- the SLC19A1 gene encoding reduced folate transporter isoform X2 — MLVTCAGQRGSITFNPSRTVWSLDSMASSSQRVEKPVFPEPQAEPGPEPGPGRELQSWQWLVFYLCFYGFMSQMRPGESFITPYLLGPAKNFTRKQVTNEITPVLSYSYLAVLVPMFLLTDYLRYKPVLLLQGLSYIAVWLLLLFGDSVLHMQFMEFFYSLTMAARIAYSSYIFSLVRPAQYQRMAGYSRSAVLLGVFTSSVLGQLLVTVGKFSFTMLNYISLGFLTFSLILAMFLKRPKRSLFFNRSEPAHGEASPSELDKMHPGPGQPAGRKLCGTPLAGWRDWILVRMLRELGASLRLPQLHLWSLWWVFNSAGYYLIVFYVHILWNDIDPTKDTTKVYNGGVDAASTLLGAITALAAGFVKIQWALWAKLIIGAVTAVQAGLIFLMHSTGSIWLCYMAFVLFRGLYQFLVPIAIFQIASSLSKELCALVFGINTFLAIVLKTIITLIVSDKRGLGLHVRSQFLVYFGYFVLLSITYFLGAVLGTLWHFPRSHHQPLPLAQELRSPSEEKAAQVLSLQDGVLSNLQPEATTLAPEDGAWTTGPVLRDQCEAKA, encoded by the exons ATGTTAGTTACCTGTGCTGGGCAAAG GGGCAGCATCACCTTCAATCCCTCCAGGACCGTGTGGAGCCTGGACAGCATGGCATCCTCCAGCCAGAGGGTGGAGAAGCCAGTGTTCCCAGAACCCCAGGCGGAGCCCGGGCCGGAGCCTGGGCCGGGCCGCGAGCTTCAGTCCTGGCAGTGGCTGGTATTCTATCTCTGCTTCTACGGCTTCATGTCCCAGATGCGGCCCGGGGAGAGCTTCATCACCCCCTACCTCTTGGGCCCTGCTAAGAACTTCACGAGGAAGCAG GTCACCAATGAGATCACGCCGGTGCTGTCCTACTCCTACCTGGCCGTGCTGGTGCCCATGTTCCTGCTGACGGACTACCTGCGCTATAAGCCGGTGCTGCTTCTGCAGGGCCTGAGCTATATcgctgtgtggctgctgctgctgtttggcGACTCTGTGCTGCACATGCAGTTCATGGAGTTCTTCTACAGCCTCACCATGGCCGCCCGCATAGCCTACTCCTCCTACATCTTCTCACTCGTGCGCCCCGCCCAGTATCAGCGCATGGCGGGCTACTCCAGGTCCGCAGTGCTCCTGGGCGTCTTCAccagctctgtgctgggccaGCTGCTCGTCACTGTGGGCAAGTTCTCCTTCACCATGCTCAACTACATCTCGCTGGGCTTCCTCACCTTCAGCCTGATCCTCGCCATGTTCCTGAAGCGCCCCAAGCGCAGCCTCTTTTTCAACCGCAGTGAGCCTGCCCATGGCGAGGCCTCGCCCTCGGAGCTGGACAAGAtgcaccctggccctggccagcccGCGGGCAGGAAGCTCTGCGGGACTCCGCTGGCGGGCTGGAGGGACTGGATCCTCGTGCGCATGCTCCGGGAGTTAGGAGCCAGCCTGCGGCTGCCACAGCTGCACCTCTGGTCCCTCTGGTGGGTCTTTAACTCGGCCGGCTACTACCTGATCGTCTTCTACGTGCACATCCTGTGGAACGACATCGACCCCACCAAAGACACCACCAAGGTCTACAACGGTGGCGTGGATGCCGCCTCCACTCTGCTCG GCGCCATCACCGCCTTAGCCGCGGGCTTTGTCAAGATCCAGTGGGCCCTGTGGGCGAAACTGATCATCGGAGCCGTGACAGCCGTGCAGGCCGGGCTGATCTTCCTCATGCACAGCACGGGCAGCATCTGGCTGTGCTACATGGCCTTCGTGCTCTTCCGTGGCTTGTACCAGTTCCTGGTGCCCATCGCCAT TTTTCAGATCGCGTCTTCTCTTTCTAAGGAGCTCTGTGCCCTGGTCTTCGGAATCAACACGTTCCTTGCCATTGTTCTCAAGACCATCATCACCCTCATCGTTTCCGACAAGCGGGGCCTGGGCCTCCACGTCCGATCCCAG TTCCTCGTCTACTTTGGGTACTTCGTGCTGCTGTCCATTACCTACTTCTTGGGAGCTGTGCTGGGGACCCTGTGGCACTTCCCGAGGAGCCaccaccagcccctgcccctggcccaggagctAAGGAGCCCCTCGGAAGAGAAAGCTGCTCAGGTGCTGAGCCTGCAGGATGGGGTCCTCAGCAACTTGCAGCCCGAAGCCACAACCCTGGCCCCGGAGGACGGAGCATGGACCACAGGACCAGTCCTGAGGGACCAGTGCGAAGCCAAGGCCTGA
- the SLC19A1 gene encoding reduced folate transporter isoform X1 codes for MKPSVLVLVPETCAIAPGFGDIRGSITFNPSRTVWSLDSMASSSQRVEKPVFPEPQAEPGPEPGPGRELQSWQWLVFYLCFYGFMSQMRPGESFITPYLLGPAKNFTRKQVTNEITPVLSYSYLAVLVPMFLLTDYLRYKPVLLLQGLSYIAVWLLLLFGDSVLHMQFMEFFYSLTMAARIAYSSYIFSLVRPAQYQRMAGYSRSAVLLGVFTSSVLGQLLVTVGKFSFTMLNYISLGFLTFSLILAMFLKRPKRSLFFNRSEPAHGEASPSELDKMHPGPGQPAGRKLCGTPLAGWRDWILVRMLRELGASLRLPQLHLWSLWWVFNSAGYYLIVFYVHILWNDIDPTKDTTKVYNGGVDAASTLLGAITALAAGFVKIQWALWAKLIIGAVTAVQAGLIFLMHSTGSIWLCYMAFVLFRGLYQFLVPIAIFQIASSLSKELCALVFGINTFLAIVLKTIITLIVSDKRGLGLHVRSQFLVYFGYFVLLSITYFLGAVLGTLWHFPRSHHQPLPLAQELRSPSEEKAAQVLSLQDGVLSNLQPEATTLAPEDGAWTTGPVLRDQCEAKA; via the exons ATGAAACCAAGTGTGTTGGTTCTGGTACCTGAGACCTGTGCCATTGCCCCAGGATTTGGGGACATCAG GGGCAGCATCACCTTCAATCCCTCCAGGACCGTGTGGAGCCTGGACAGCATGGCATCCTCCAGCCAGAGGGTGGAGAAGCCAGTGTTCCCAGAACCCCAGGCGGAGCCCGGGCCGGAGCCTGGGCCGGGCCGCGAGCTTCAGTCCTGGCAGTGGCTGGTATTCTATCTCTGCTTCTACGGCTTCATGTCCCAGATGCGGCCCGGGGAGAGCTTCATCACCCCCTACCTCTTGGGCCCTGCTAAGAACTTCACGAGGAAGCAG GTCACCAATGAGATCACGCCGGTGCTGTCCTACTCCTACCTGGCCGTGCTGGTGCCCATGTTCCTGCTGACGGACTACCTGCGCTATAAGCCGGTGCTGCTTCTGCAGGGCCTGAGCTATATcgctgtgtggctgctgctgctgtttggcGACTCTGTGCTGCACATGCAGTTCATGGAGTTCTTCTACAGCCTCACCATGGCCGCCCGCATAGCCTACTCCTCCTACATCTTCTCACTCGTGCGCCCCGCCCAGTATCAGCGCATGGCGGGCTACTCCAGGTCCGCAGTGCTCCTGGGCGTCTTCAccagctctgtgctgggccaGCTGCTCGTCACTGTGGGCAAGTTCTCCTTCACCATGCTCAACTACATCTCGCTGGGCTTCCTCACCTTCAGCCTGATCCTCGCCATGTTCCTGAAGCGCCCCAAGCGCAGCCTCTTTTTCAACCGCAGTGAGCCTGCCCATGGCGAGGCCTCGCCCTCGGAGCTGGACAAGAtgcaccctggccctggccagcccGCGGGCAGGAAGCTCTGCGGGACTCCGCTGGCGGGCTGGAGGGACTGGATCCTCGTGCGCATGCTCCGGGAGTTAGGAGCCAGCCTGCGGCTGCCACAGCTGCACCTCTGGTCCCTCTGGTGGGTCTTTAACTCGGCCGGCTACTACCTGATCGTCTTCTACGTGCACATCCTGTGGAACGACATCGACCCCACCAAAGACACCACCAAGGTCTACAACGGTGGCGTGGATGCCGCCTCCACTCTGCTCG GCGCCATCACCGCCTTAGCCGCGGGCTTTGTCAAGATCCAGTGGGCCCTGTGGGCGAAACTGATCATCGGAGCCGTGACAGCCGTGCAGGCCGGGCTGATCTTCCTCATGCACAGCACGGGCAGCATCTGGCTGTGCTACATGGCCTTCGTGCTCTTCCGTGGCTTGTACCAGTTCCTGGTGCCCATCGCCAT TTTTCAGATCGCGTCTTCTCTTTCTAAGGAGCTCTGTGCCCTGGTCTTCGGAATCAACACGTTCCTTGCCATTGTTCTCAAGACCATCATCACCCTCATCGTTTCCGACAAGCGGGGCCTGGGCCTCCACGTCCGATCCCAG TTCCTCGTCTACTTTGGGTACTTCGTGCTGCTGTCCATTACCTACTTCTTGGGAGCTGTGCTGGGGACCCTGTGGCACTTCCCGAGGAGCCaccaccagcccctgcccctggcccaggagctAAGGAGCCCCTCGGAAGAGAAAGCTGCTCAGGTGCTGAGCCTGCAGGATGGGGTCCTCAGCAACTTGCAGCCCGAAGCCACAACCCTGGCCCCGGAGGACGGAGCATGGACCACAGGACCAGTCCTGAGGGACCAGTGCGAAGCCAAGGCCTGA
- the SLC19A1 gene encoding reduced folate transporter isoform X6, translating into MKPSVLVLVPETCAIAPGFGDIRGSITFNPSRTVWSLDSMASSSQRVEKPVFPEPQAEPGPEPGPGRELQSWQWLVFYLCFYGFMSQMRPGESFITPYLLGPAKNFTRKQVTNEITPVLSYSYLAVLVPMFLLTDYLRYKPVLLLQGLSYIAVWLLLLFGDSVLHMQFMEFFYSLTMAARIAYSSYIFSLVRPAQYQRMAGYSRSAVLLGVFTSSVLGQLLVTVGKFSFTMLNYISLGFLTFSLILAMFLKRPKRSLFFNRSEPAHGEASPSELDKMHPGPGQPAGRKLCGTPLAGWRDWILVRMLRELGASLRLPQLHLWSLWWVFNSAGYYLIVFYVHILWNDIDPTKDTTKVYNGGVDAASTLLGAITALAAGFVKIQWALWAKLIIGAVTAVQAGLIFLMHSTGSIWLCYMAFVLFRGLYQFLVPIAISSSTLGTSCCCPLPTSWELCWGPCGTSRGATTSPCPWPRS; encoded by the exons ATGAAACCAAGTGTGTTGGTTCTGGTACCTGAGACCTGTGCCATTGCCCCAGGATTTGGGGACATCAG GGGCAGCATCACCTTCAATCCCTCCAGGACCGTGTGGAGCCTGGACAGCATGGCATCCTCCAGCCAGAGGGTGGAGAAGCCAGTGTTCCCAGAACCCCAGGCGGAGCCCGGGCCGGAGCCTGGGCCGGGCCGCGAGCTTCAGTCCTGGCAGTGGCTGGTATTCTATCTCTGCTTCTACGGCTTCATGTCCCAGATGCGGCCCGGGGAGAGCTTCATCACCCCCTACCTCTTGGGCCCTGCTAAGAACTTCACGAGGAAGCAG GTCACCAATGAGATCACGCCGGTGCTGTCCTACTCCTACCTGGCCGTGCTGGTGCCCATGTTCCTGCTGACGGACTACCTGCGCTATAAGCCGGTGCTGCTTCTGCAGGGCCTGAGCTATATcgctgtgtggctgctgctgctgtttggcGACTCTGTGCTGCACATGCAGTTCATGGAGTTCTTCTACAGCCTCACCATGGCCGCCCGCATAGCCTACTCCTCCTACATCTTCTCACTCGTGCGCCCCGCCCAGTATCAGCGCATGGCGGGCTACTCCAGGTCCGCAGTGCTCCTGGGCGTCTTCAccagctctgtgctgggccaGCTGCTCGTCACTGTGGGCAAGTTCTCCTTCACCATGCTCAACTACATCTCGCTGGGCTTCCTCACCTTCAGCCTGATCCTCGCCATGTTCCTGAAGCGCCCCAAGCGCAGCCTCTTTTTCAACCGCAGTGAGCCTGCCCATGGCGAGGCCTCGCCCTCGGAGCTGGACAAGAtgcaccctggccctggccagcccGCGGGCAGGAAGCTCTGCGGGACTCCGCTGGCGGGCTGGAGGGACTGGATCCTCGTGCGCATGCTCCGGGAGTTAGGAGCCAGCCTGCGGCTGCCACAGCTGCACCTCTGGTCCCTCTGGTGGGTCTTTAACTCGGCCGGCTACTACCTGATCGTCTTCTACGTGCACATCCTGTGGAACGACATCGACCCCACCAAAGACACCACCAAGGTCTACAACGGTGGCGTGGATGCCGCCTCCACTCTGCTCG GCGCCATCACCGCCTTAGCCGCGGGCTTTGTCAAGATCCAGTGGGCCCTGTGGGCGAAACTGATCATCGGAGCCGTGACAGCCGTGCAGGCCGGGCTGATCTTCCTCATGCACAGCACGGGCAGCATCTGGCTGTGCTACATGGCCTTCGTGCTCTTCCGTGGCTTGTACCAGTTCCTGGTGCCCATCGCCAT TTCCTCGTCTACTTTGGGTACTTCGTGCTGCTGTCCATTACCTACTTCTTGGGAGCTGTGCTGGGGACCCTGTGGCACTTCCCGAGGAGCCaccaccagcccctgcccctggcccaggagctAA
- the SLC19A1 gene encoding reduced folate transporter isoform X5, producing MKPSVLVLVPETCAIAPGFGDIRGSITFNPSRTVWSLDSMASSSQRVEKPVFPEPQAEPGPEPGPGRELQSWQWLVFYLCFYGFMSQMRPGESFITPYLLGPAKNFTRKQVTNEITPVLSYSYLAVLVPMFLLTDYLRYKPVLLLQGLSYIAVWLLLLFGDSVLHMQFMEFFYSLTMAARIAYSSYIFSLVRPAQYQRMAGYSRSAVLLGVFTSSVLGQLLVTVGKFSFTMLNYISLGFLTFSLILAMFLKRPKRSLFFNRSEPAHGEASPSELDKMHPGPGQPAGRKLCGTPLAGWRDWILVRMLRELGASLRLPQLHLWSLWWVFNSAGYYLIVFYVHILWNDIDPTKDTTKVYNGGVDAASTLLGAITALAAGFVKIQWALWAKLIIGAVTAVQAGLIFLMHSTGSIWLCYMAFVLFRGLYQFLVPIAMSSVPWSSESTRSLPLFSRPSSPSSFPTSGAWASTSDPSSSSTLGTSCCCPLPTSWELCWGPCGTSRGATTSPCPWPRS from the exons ATGAAACCAAGTGTGTTGGTTCTGGTACCTGAGACCTGTGCCATTGCCCCAGGATTTGGGGACATCAG GGGCAGCATCACCTTCAATCCCTCCAGGACCGTGTGGAGCCTGGACAGCATGGCATCCTCCAGCCAGAGGGTGGAGAAGCCAGTGTTCCCAGAACCCCAGGCGGAGCCCGGGCCGGAGCCTGGGCCGGGCCGCGAGCTTCAGTCCTGGCAGTGGCTGGTATTCTATCTCTGCTTCTACGGCTTCATGTCCCAGATGCGGCCCGGGGAGAGCTTCATCACCCCCTACCTCTTGGGCCCTGCTAAGAACTTCACGAGGAAGCAG GTCACCAATGAGATCACGCCGGTGCTGTCCTACTCCTACCTGGCCGTGCTGGTGCCCATGTTCCTGCTGACGGACTACCTGCGCTATAAGCCGGTGCTGCTTCTGCAGGGCCTGAGCTATATcgctgtgtggctgctgctgctgtttggcGACTCTGTGCTGCACATGCAGTTCATGGAGTTCTTCTACAGCCTCACCATGGCCGCCCGCATAGCCTACTCCTCCTACATCTTCTCACTCGTGCGCCCCGCCCAGTATCAGCGCATGGCGGGCTACTCCAGGTCCGCAGTGCTCCTGGGCGTCTTCAccagctctgtgctgggccaGCTGCTCGTCACTGTGGGCAAGTTCTCCTTCACCATGCTCAACTACATCTCGCTGGGCTTCCTCACCTTCAGCCTGATCCTCGCCATGTTCCTGAAGCGCCCCAAGCGCAGCCTCTTTTTCAACCGCAGTGAGCCTGCCCATGGCGAGGCCTCGCCCTCGGAGCTGGACAAGAtgcaccctggccctggccagcccGCGGGCAGGAAGCTCTGCGGGACTCCGCTGGCGGGCTGGAGGGACTGGATCCTCGTGCGCATGCTCCGGGAGTTAGGAGCCAGCCTGCGGCTGCCACAGCTGCACCTCTGGTCCCTCTGGTGGGTCTTTAACTCGGCCGGCTACTACCTGATCGTCTTCTACGTGCACATCCTGTGGAACGACATCGACCCCACCAAAGACACCACCAAGGTCTACAACGGTGGCGTGGATGCCGCCTCCACTCTGCTCG GCGCCATCACCGCCTTAGCCGCGGGCTTTGTCAAGATCCAGTGGGCCCTGTGGGCGAAACTGATCATCGGAGCCGTGACAGCCGTGCAGGCCGGGCTGATCTTCCTCATGCACAGCACGGGCAGCATCTGGCTGTGCTACATGGCCTTCGTGCTCTTCCGTGGCTTGTACCAGTTCCTGGTGCCCATCGCCAT GAGCTCTGTGCCCTGGTCTTCGGAATCAACACGTTCCTTGCCATTGTTCTCAAGACCATCATCACCCTCATCGTTTCCGACAAGCGGGGCCTGGGCCTCCACGTCCGATCCCAG TTCCTCGTCTACTTTGGGTACTTCGTGCTGCTGTCCATTACCTACTTCTTGGGAGCTGTGCTGGGGACCCTGTGGCACTTCCCGAGGAGCCaccaccagcccctgcccctggcccaggagctAA
- the SLC19A1 gene encoding reduced folate transporter isoform X3: MGSITFNPSRTVWSLDSMASSSQRVEKPVFPEPQAEPGPEPGPGRELQSWQWLVFYLCFYGFMSQMRPGESFITPYLLGPAKNFTRKQVTNEITPVLSYSYLAVLVPMFLLTDYLRYKPVLLLQGLSYIAVWLLLLFGDSVLHMQFMEFFYSLTMAARIAYSSYIFSLVRPAQYQRMAGYSRSAVLLGVFTSSVLGQLLVTVGKFSFTMLNYISLGFLTFSLILAMFLKRPKRSLFFNRSEPAHGEASPSELDKMHPGPGQPAGRKLCGTPLAGWRDWILVRMLRELGASLRLPQLHLWSLWWVFNSAGYYLIVFYVHILWNDIDPTKDTTKVYNGGVDAASTLLGAITALAAGFVKIQWALWAKLIIGAVTAVQAGLIFLMHSTGSIWLCYMAFVLFRGLYQFLVPIAIFQIASSLSKELCALVFGINTFLAIVLKTIITLIVSDKRGLGLHVRSQFLVYFGYFVLLSITYFLGAVLGTLWHFPRSHHQPLPLAQELRSPSEEKAAQVLSLQDGVLSNLQPEATTLAPEDGAWTTGPVLRDQCEAKA, encoded by the exons at GGGCAGCATCACCTTCAATCCCTCCAGGACCGTGTGGAGCCTGGACAGCATGGCATCCTCCAGCCAGAGGGTGGAGAAGCCAGTGTTCCCAGAACCCCAGGCGGAGCCCGGGCCGGAGCCTGGGCCGGGCCGCGAGCTTCAGTCCTGGCAGTGGCTGGTATTCTATCTCTGCTTCTACGGCTTCATGTCCCAGATGCGGCCCGGGGAGAGCTTCATCACCCCCTACCTCTTGGGCCCTGCTAAGAACTTCACGAGGAAGCAG GTCACCAATGAGATCACGCCGGTGCTGTCCTACTCCTACCTGGCCGTGCTGGTGCCCATGTTCCTGCTGACGGACTACCTGCGCTATAAGCCGGTGCTGCTTCTGCAGGGCCTGAGCTATATcgctgtgtggctgctgctgctgtttggcGACTCTGTGCTGCACATGCAGTTCATGGAGTTCTTCTACAGCCTCACCATGGCCGCCCGCATAGCCTACTCCTCCTACATCTTCTCACTCGTGCGCCCCGCCCAGTATCAGCGCATGGCGGGCTACTCCAGGTCCGCAGTGCTCCTGGGCGTCTTCAccagctctgtgctgggccaGCTGCTCGTCACTGTGGGCAAGTTCTCCTTCACCATGCTCAACTACATCTCGCTGGGCTTCCTCACCTTCAGCCTGATCCTCGCCATGTTCCTGAAGCGCCCCAAGCGCAGCCTCTTTTTCAACCGCAGTGAGCCTGCCCATGGCGAGGCCTCGCCCTCGGAGCTGGACAAGAtgcaccctggccctggccagcccGCGGGCAGGAAGCTCTGCGGGACTCCGCTGGCGGGCTGGAGGGACTGGATCCTCGTGCGCATGCTCCGGGAGTTAGGAGCCAGCCTGCGGCTGCCACAGCTGCACCTCTGGTCCCTCTGGTGGGTCTTTAACTCGGCCGGCTACTACCTGATCGTCTTCTACGTGCACATCCTGTGGAACGACATCGACCCCACCAAAGACACCACCAAGGTCTACAACGGTGGCGTGGATGCCGCCTCCACTCTGCTCG GCGCCATCACCGCCTTAGCCGCGGGCTTTGTCAAGATCCAGTGGGCCCTGTGGGCGAAACTGATCATCGGAGCCGTGACAGCCGTGCAGGCCGGGCTGATCTTCCTCATGCACAGCACGGGCAGCATCTGGCTGTGCTACATGGCCTTCGTGCTCTTCCGTGGCTTGTACCAGTTCCTGGTGCCCATCGCCAT TTTTCAGATCGCGTCTTCTCTTTCTAAGGAGCTCTGTGCCCTGGTCTTCGGAATCAACACGTTCCTTGCCATTGTTCTCAAGACCATCATCACCCTCATCGTTTCCGACAAGCGGGGCCTGGGCCTCCACGTCCGATCCCAG TTCCTCGTCTACTTTGGGTACTTCGTGCTGCTGTCCATTACCTACTTCTTGGGAGCTGTGCTGGGGACCCTGTGGCACTTCCCGAGGAGCCaccaccagcccctgcccctggcccaggagctAAGGAGCCCCTCGGAAGAGAAAGCTGCTCAGGTGCTGAGCCTGCAGGATGGGGTCCTCAGCAACTTGCAGCCCGAAGCCACAACCCTGGCCCCGGAGGACGGAGCATGGACCACAGGACCAGTCCTGAGGGACCAGTGCGAAGCCAAGGCCTGA
- the SLC19A1 gene encoding reduced folate transporter isoform X4, whose product MASSSQRVEKPVFPEPQAEPGPEPGPGRELQSWQWLVFYLCFYGFMSQMRPGESFITPYLLGPAKNFTRKQVTNEITPVLSYSYLAVLVPMFLLTDYLRYKPVLLLQGLSYIAVWLLLLFGDSVLHMQFMEFFYSLTMAARIAYSSYIFSLVRPAQYQRMAGYSRSAVLLGVFTSSVLGQLLVTVGKFSFTMLNYISLGFLTFSLILAMFLKRPKRSLFFNRSEPAHGEASPSELDKMHPGPGQPAGRKLCGTPLAGWRDWILVRMLRELGASLRLPQLHLWSLWWVFNSAGYYLIVFYVHILWNDIDPTKDTTKVYNGGVDAASTLLGAITALAAGFVKIQWALWAKLIIGAVTAVQAGLIFLMHSTGSIWLCYMAFVLFRGLYQFLVPIAIFQIASSLSKELCALVFGINTFLAIVLKTIITLIVSDKRGLGLHVRSQFLVYFGYFVLLSITYFLGAVLGTLWHFPRSHHQPLPLAQELRSPSEEKAAQVLSLQDGVLSNLQPEATTLAPEDGAWTTGPVLRDQCEAKA is encoded by the exons ATGGCATCCTCCAGCCAGAGGGTGGAGAAGCCAGTGTTCCCAGAACCCCAGGCGGAGCCCGGGCCGGAGCCTGGGCCGGGCCGCGAGCTTCAGTCCTGGCAGTGGCTGGTATTCTATCTCTGCTTCTACGGCTTCATGTCCCAGATGCGGCCCGGGGAGAGCTTCATCACCCCCTACCTCTTGGGCCCTGCTAAGAACTTCACGAGGAAGCAG GTCACCAATGAGATCACGCCGGTGCTGTCCTACTCCTACCTGGCCGTGCTGGTGCCCATGTTCCTGCTGACGGACTACCTGCGCTATAAGCCGGTGCTGCTTCTGCAGGGCCTGAGCTATATcgctgtgtggctgctgctgctgtttggcGACTCTGTGCTGCACATGCAGTTCATGGAGTTCTTCTACAGCCTCACCATGGCCGCCCGCATAGCCTACTCCTCCTACATCTTCTCACTCGTGCGCCCCGCCCAGTATCAGCGCATGGCGGGCTACTCCAGGTCCGCAGTGCTCCTGGGCGTCTTCAccagctctgtgctgggccaGCTGCTCGTCACTGTGGGCAAGTTCTCCTTCACCATGCTCAACTACATCTCGCTGGGCTTCCTCACCTTCAGCCTGATCCTCGCCATGTTCCTGAAGCGCCCCAAGCGCAGCCTCTTTTTCAACCGCAGTGAGCCTGCCCATGGCGAGGCCTCGCCCTCGGAGCTGGACAAGAtgcaccctggccctggccagcccGCGGGCAGGAAGCTCTGCGGGACTCCGCTGGCGGGCTGGAGGGACTGGATCCTCGTGCGCATGCTCCGGGAGTTAGGAGCCAGCCTGCGGCTGCCACAGCTGCACCTCTGGTCCCTCTGGTGGGTCTTTAACTCGGCCGGCTACTACCTGATCGTCTTCTACGTGCACATCCTGTGGAACGACATCGACCCCACCAAAGACACCACCAAGGTCTACAACGGTGGCGTGGATGCCGCCTCCACTCTGCTCG GCGCCATCACCGCCTTAGCCGCGGGCTTTGTCAAGATCCAGTGGGCCCTGTGGGCGAAACTGATCATCGGAGCCGTGACAGCCGTGCAGGCCGGGCTGATCTTCCTCATGCACAGCACGGGCAGCATCTGGCTGTGCTACATGGCCTTCGTGCTCTTCCGTGGCTTGTACCAGTTCCTGGTGCCCATCGCCAT TTTTCAGATCGCGTCTTCTCTTTCTAAGGAGCTCTGTGCCCTGGTCTTCGGAATCAACACGTTCCTTGCCATTGTTCTCAAGACCATCATCACCCTCATCGTTTCCGACAAGCGGGGCCTGGGCCTCCACGTCCGATCCCAG TTCCTCGTCTACTTTGGGTACTTCGTGCTGCTGTCCATTACCTACTTCTTGGGAGCTGTGCTGGGGACCCTGTGGCACTTCCCGAGGAGCCaccaccagcccctgcccctggcccaggagctAAGGAGCCCCTCGGAAGAGAAAGCTGCTCAGGTGCTGAGCCTGCAGGATGGGGTCCTCAGCAACTTGCAGCCCGAAGCCACAACCCTGGCCCCGGAGGACGGAGCATGGACCACAGGACCAGTCCTGAGGGACCAGTGCGAAGCCAAGGCCTGA